From the Maioricimonas rarisocia genome, one window contains:
- a CDS encoding 3-keto-disaccharide hydrolase codes for MPPLQSILCLAAGIALAVTVTPARADKPQAAASSESAQSLFDGKTLDGWVVKPAEPGKSQWRVEDGTIVAEIDGGKGSDLWTEKSYRDYELRLQYKTFTDDYDTGVFLRGSGHQVQIGISGSLKKDMTACIYAPADKKGGYPGQTDKVTAVNKVGEWNDLRIVLTGKRIQTFLNGEPMVDYEGIAINEEGPIGLQLHGNRTMKVAFRNIEVTRLEQ; via the coding sequence ATGCCACCCCTTCAGTCCATTCTCTGCCTTGCCGCCGGCATCGCTCTGGCCGTAACCGTCACCCCCGCCCGGGCCGACAAACCGCAGGCGGCCGCGTCGTCGGAGTCGGCTCAGTCCCTGTTCGACGGCAAGACGCTCGATGGCTGGGTCGTGAAGCCGGCCGAACCGGGCAAGAGCCAGTGGCGGGTTGAAGACGGCACGATCGTCGCCGAGATCGACGGCGGCAAAGGCTCCGACCTGTGGACCGAGAAGTCGTACCGCGACTACGAGCTGCGGCTGCAGTACAAGACCTTCACCGACGACTACGACACCGGCGTCTTCCTTCGCGGCAGTGGTCACCAGGTGCAGATCGGCATCTCCGGCAGTCTCAAGAAGGACATGACCGCCTGCATCTACGCTCCCGCCGACAAGAAGGGGGGCTACCCCGGCCAAACCGACAAGGTGACCGCCGTCAACAAGGTCGGCGAGTGGAACGACCTGCGGATCGTGCTGACCGGCAAGCGGATCCAGACGTTCCTCAACGGCGAGCCGATGGTCGACTACGAGGGGATCGCCATCAACGAAGAAGGCCCGATCGGCCTGCAGCTGCATGGCAACCGGACGATGAAGGTGGCGTTCCGGAACATTGAAGTCACGAGGCTTGAGCAGTGA
- a CDS encoding sugar ABC transporter ATP-binding protein, with amino-acid sequence MTESVSPLIDIRHVTKRFPGVVALDNVSFDVLPGELHAVCGENGAGKSTLMKILSGVQVDYEGEVAVRGNVVRFGGTRDAEAAGISIIHQELNLVEELSAAANIFLGREKRSALGLLDDRAMEREAAGLLDQLECNIHPSTPVRELRVGDQQLVEIAKALSLNSDILIMDEPTSALTESEVERLYRVIDRLQERKVTILYISHKMDEVFRLSDRITVLRDGRHVETLKRADTTAREVTHLMVGREIEEVAFTDNRHAGDPVLEVEHLYLPWPEHARDWRLEDISFSLRRGEVLGVAGLMGAGRTELLECLFGASPEAPQGTIRLEGKEVAFSHPCEAKAAGIAMVTEDRKRLGLFAQMSVRENITICTLDEASTGGMVRSGAERNQAEESISQLGIKTAGSEIAITSLSGGNQQKCIIARWLRTNPKVLLLDDPTRGVDVGAKAELYKVIDALCREGLGIIVTSSELPELITLCDRMLVLCEGRLTGELQREDFTEQRIMELATQTEPVTGQRQADVPALRGLEA; translated from the coding sequence ATGACCGAATCCGTTTCGCCGCTCATCGACATCCGCCACGTTACCAAGCGTTTCCCCGGCGTGGTGGCGCTCGACAACGTTTCGTTCGATGTGCTGCCGGGTGAACTGCACGCCGTCTGCGGCGAGAACGGGGCCGGCAAAAGCACGCTGATGAAGATCCTCTCCGGCGTGCAGGTCGACTACGAAGGGGAGGTTGCGGTCCGTGGCAACGTGGTGCGCTTCGGCGGAACGCGCGATGCCGAGGCGGCCGGCATCAGCATCATCCATCAGGAGCTCAATCTCGTCGAAGAACTCTCCGCCGCGGCGAACATCTTTCTCGGTCGGGAGAAACGGTCAGCACTCGGCCTGCTGGACGATCGAGCCATGGAAAGGGAAGCAGCCGGCCTGCTCGACCAGCTCGAATGCAACATCCATCCTTCGACGCCCGTCCGGGAACTGCGGGTGGGAGACCAGCAGCTGGTCGAAATCGCCAAGGCGCTCTCGCTCAACTCGGACATCCTCATCATGGATGAACCGACGAGTGCGCTGACGGAGTCTGAAGTCGAGCGGCTGTACCGCGTCATCGACCGCCTGCAGGAGCGGAAAGTCACCATCCTGTACATCTCACACAAGATGGACGAGGTCTTCCGCCTTTCCGACCGCATCACCGTGCTGAGAGATGGTCGCCATGTCGAGACACTCAAGCGGGCCGACACCACTGCCCGCGAAGTGACGCACCTGATGGTCGGCCGTGAAATCGAAGAAGTCGCCTTCACCGACAATCGCCACGCCGGCGATCCCGTTCTCGAAGTCGAACACCTTTATCTCCCCTGGCCGGAGCATGCCCGCGACTGGCGGCTGGAGGACATCTCGTTCTCGCTGCGTCGGGGTGAAGTGCTGGGCGTCGCCGGTCTGATGGGAGCCGGACGGACCGAACTGCTCGAATGCCTGTTCGGCGCGAGCCCCGAAGCGCCGCAGGGAACGATCCGCCTCGAAGGCAAAGAGGTCGCGTTCTCGCATCCCTGTGAAGCGAAGGCGGCCGGCATCGCCATGGTGACCGAGGACCGCAAGCGACTCGGCCTGTTCGCGCAGATGTCGGTCCGTGAGAACATCACCATTTGCACACTCGACGAAGCATCAACCGGCGGAATGGTTCGCAGCGGGGCCGAGCGGAATCAGGCGGAAGAATCCATTTCCCAGCTGGGGATCAAGACCGCCGGCAGCGAAATCGCGATCACCAGCCTGTCCGGCGGCAATCAGCAGAAGTGCATCATCGCCCGCTGGCTGCGCACCAACCCGAAGGTGCTGCTGCTGGATGACCCGACCCGCGGCGTCGACGTGGGAGCCAAGGCGGAACTGTACAAGGTGATCGACGCCCTCTGCCGCGAAGGCCTGGGAATCATCGTCACCTCCAGCGAACTGCCCGAACTGATTACACTCTGTGACCGGATGCTGGTTCTCTGTGAAGGCCGGCTGACGGGAGAGCTGCAACGCGAAGACTTCACCGAGCAGCGGATCATGGAACTGGCCACGCAGACCGAGCCGGTCACGGGGCAGCGCCAAGCCGACGTGCCGGCCCTCCGTGGCCTCGAAGCGTAA
- a CDS encoding ABC transporter permease produces MASSLQPERSSLATFIRKNRNELGLAVATLVVIAFTSFVSDSYRTFPAENAKLILRDTALLGIFALGAATVIIAGGIDLSSGSVIAFSGTICTGIILLLAPTDGSTPITDDLPLWILGVAILATLFAAFLIGSFHTWLITVIELPPFVATLASLVGLRSLAKLLIQDMTRVAFDINTGKSNISINDDTFLSLGNEWWIPPTIFVVLSLLLWLLLSKTVVGRHLYAMGGNEEAARLSGIRVERLKWLAYCIGTLTAAIAGILYTSYVGTAEPTRDGLGYELNAIAAAVVGGCSLAGGIGTVPGVMLGALFLRVVIDSVAKTFKSRPDLFEGLVVGVLVVLAVAFNELRGSRGLKKHFFPGALGLLNLLILTTLAGTITFVTSTEDKMRNGLVAAGATFVLLAIRAVAERLSRERAAAG; encoded by the coding sequence ATGGCGTCCTCCCTCCAGCCCGAACGCTCCTCCCTCGCGACGTTCATCCGCAAGAACCGAAACGAGCTGGGCCTGGCGGTGGCGACGCTGGTCGTGATCGCGTTCACCTCATTCGTCAGCGATTCCTACCGAACCTTCCCCGCCGAGAACGCCAAACTGATCCTTCGGGACACGGCCCTGCTGGGAATCTTCGCGCTGGGAGCAGCGACGGTCATCATCGCCGGGGGAATCGACCTCTCCAGCGGTTCGGTGATCGCCTTCAGCGGAACGATCTGCACCGGCATCATCCTGCTGCTGGCCCCCACCGACGGGTCGACGCCGATCACCGACGATTTGCCGTTGTGGATCCTCGGTGTGGCGATCCTGGCGACATTATTCGCAGCATTCCTCATCGGCAGCTTCCACACGTGGCTGATCACAGTGATCGAGCTGCCGCCTTTCGTCGCCACGCTCGCGTCGCTGGTCGGCCTGCGGAGCCTCGCCAAGCTCCTCATTCAGGACATGACCCGCGTCGCGTTCGACATCAACACCGGTAAGTCGAACATCAGTATCAACGACGACACGTTCCTCTCGCTTGGCAACGAGTGGTGGATCCCCCCCACGATCTTCGTCGTCCTCTCGCTACTGCTCTGGCTGCTGCTGTCGAAGACCGTCGTCGGCCGGCACCTGTACGCGATGGGTGGCAACGAAGAAGCCGCCCGGCTCAGCGGTATCCGTGTCGAGCGACTCAAGTGGCTGGCCTACTGCATCGGCACGCTCACGGCTGCCATTGCCGGCATCCTTTACACCAGCTACGTGGGAACGGCCGAGCCGACCCGCGACGGACTGGGCTACGAACTGAACGCCATCGCTGCCGCGGTCGTGGGGGGCTGCAGTCTGGCGGGCGGAATCGGCACCGTGCCGGGCGTGATGCTGGGCGCGCTGTTCCTCCGCGTGGTGATCGACTCGGTCGCCAAGACGTTCAAGTCGCGGCCGGACCTGTTCGAGGGACTGGTCGTTGGGGTGCTCGTTGTGCTGGCGGTGGCGTTCAACGAACTGCGCGGCAGCCGGGGCCTGAAGAAGCATTTCTTCCCCGGTGCCCTGGGACTGCTGAACCTGCTGATCCTCACGACGCTGGCCGGGACGATCACGTTCGTCACTTCGACCGAAGACAAGATGCGCAACGGTCTGGTCGCCGCTGGCGCCACCTTCGTACTGCTCGCGATCCGGGCGGTTGCCGAACGCCTCAGCCGTGAGCGGGCCGCTGCCGGCTGA
- a CDS encoding substrate-binding domain-containing protein — translation MMRYAKSVCRWPLAWMILALPLMVGCPGEVPSGGNGAAGGNGETKRIVILTNGDDPFWDACEAGAFKAEEELGLAEDGLAVTFERADFTVKGQVDKLKQYALQSDIVALGISVYKPDSKQIADELRKLRERGVKVVTIDGDIDREQFRDARFAYLGTDNIVGGRELGRATAAVLPEGGQFAFFVGSTSAANAIARMQGFIEGAGPAFEEVTRLEDGGDRPKARKNVQDALDQYPEIDALVGIWAYNTPQIVAVVEDQNIRDKTKVSCFDAAEISIREMKDGNVDVMVVQNPYQMGHVGVRLLKAMVEENQEFIDEMYPDYSQEGEGDIYRTELRVVVPDEGSPITPDLFEEGTTFMKLSEFEEWLAERNLTSS, via the coding sequence ATGATGCGCTATGCGAAATCGGTCTGCCGATGGCCCCTGGCATGGATGATTCTGGCGCTGCCGCTGATGGTCGGCTGCCCCGGCGAAGTCCCCTCCGGTGGTAACGGTGCTGCCGGCGGTAATGGAGAGACCAAACGTATCGTCATCCTCACCAACGGGGACGACCCGTTCTGGGACGCCTGCGAAGCAGGGGCTTTCAAGGCAGAAGAAGAACTCGGGCTGGCGGAGGACGGCCTGGCCGTCACGTTCGAACGGGCCGATTTCACCGTCAAGGGGCAGGTCGACAAACTCAAGCAGTACGCCCTGCAGAGCGACATCGTCGCCCTCGGGATCTCGGTCTACAAGCCGGACAGCAAGCAGATCGCCGATGAACTCCGCAAGCTCCGCGAGCGGGGCGTGAAGGTCGTGACGATCGACGGCGACATCGACCGCGAGCAGTTCCGCGATGCCCGGTTCGCCTACCTGGGAACCGACAACATCGTCGGCGGTCGCGAGCTCGGCCGGGCGACCGCCGCGGTCCTGCCGGAAGGTGGCCAGTTCGCCTTCTTCGTCGGCAGCACCAGTGCCGCCAACGCCATCGCCCGCATGCAGGGCTTCATCGAAGGGGCCGGGCCCGCATTCGAAGAAGTCACGCGACTGGAAGACGGCGGCGACCGTCCGAAGGCCCGCAAGAACGTGCAGGACGCCCTCGACCAGTACCCGGAAATCGACGCCCTCGTCGGCATCTGGGCCTACAATACGCCGCAGATCGTCGCGGTCGTCGAAGACCAGAACATCCGCGACAAGACGAAGGTTTCCTGCTTCGACGCCGCCGAGATCAGCATTCGCGAGATGAAGGACGGCAACGTCGACGTCATGGTCGTTCAGAACCCGTACCAGATGGGTCACGTGGGTGTGCGGCTGCTGAAGGCAATGGTTGAGGAGAATCAGGAATTCATCGACGAAATGTACCCCGACTACTCGCAGGAGGGAGAAGGGGACATCTACCGGACCGAGCTCCGCGTGGTCGTTCCGGACGAAGGCTCGCCGATCACGCCGGATCTGTTCGAAGAAGGAACGACCTTCATGAAGCTCAGCGAGTTCGAAGAGTGGCTCGCCGAGCGGAACCTGACCAGTTCGTAA
- a CDS encoding DUF4190 domain-containing protein: protein MSQVLDRPDAADESVDRGEYGKFDYQPVPVVAVVGCILGVLSVTAMLGLFGILLALLGTVISLLALFQIRRAAGALGGVRLSTAGLVLSVGFFFSGTAYQVYAYQTEVPEGYDRVSFTQEIAKKGFVIENDQQQVHPDVKGLVGKKIFLKGFMYPTGQTADLPSFLLLKDSGQCCFGGQPALTDMIGVVMEEGKHVDYYAGRVSVAGTFELNTKFTGEDSLEPLYILRGEFFSKARTQF from the coding sequence ATGTCACAGGTGCTGGATCGCCCGGACGCCGCAGATGAATCGGTGGACCGCGGCGAATACGGGAAGTTCGACTATCAACCCGTGCCGGTCGTGGCTGTCGTGGGATGCATTCTGGGCGTGCTGTCGGTGACGGCGATGCTCGGTCTGTTCGGCATCCTGCTGGCCCTGCTGGGGACGGTCATCAGCCTGCTGGCACTGTTTCAGATCCGCCGGGCCGCCGGCGCTCTGGGTGGGGTTCGCCTGTCGACCGCGGGACTTGTGCTGTCGGTCGGGTTCTTCTTCTCCGGGACGGCGTACCAGGTGTACGCCTACCAGACGGAGGTTCCCGAAGGGTACGACCGGGTCAGCTTTACACAGGAGATCGCGAAGAAAGGCTTCGTGATCGAGAACGACCAGCAGCAGGTGCACCCGGACGTGAAGGGGCTGGTGGGGAAGAAGATCTTCCTGAAAGGGTTCATGTATCCGACCGGCCAGACCGCCGATCTCCCCAGTTTTCTGCTGCTCAAGGACAGCGGGCAGTGCTGCTTCGGTGGACAACCAGCGTTGACCGACATGATCGGAGTGGTTATGGAGGAAGGGAAGCACGTCGACTACTACGCCGGTCGCGTGTCGGTTGCCGGTACCTTCGAGCTGAACACGAAGTTCACCGGCGAAGATTCGCTTGAACCTCTGTACATCCTGCGGGGAGAGTTCTTCTCGAAAGCGAGGACGCAGTTTTAA